The sequence below is a genomic window from Streptomyces sp. V1I1.
CTTGTCGTTCGTGCCGGACGCGCGGCCGCCGCCGAAGGGCTGCTGGCCGACAACGGCGCCGGTCGACTTGTCGTTGATGTAGAAGTTGCCCGCGGCGTACCGCAGCTTCTCCATCGTGTACGCCGCCGCGGCTCGGTCGTTCGCGATGACCGCACCGGTCAGTGCGTACGCGGACACCGACTCCATCTGCTCCAGCATCGCGTCGTACTCGTCGTCCTCGTACACATGCACGGCGAGGAACGGGCCGAAGTACTCGGTCGTGAAGACCTCGTTGCCCGGGTCCGAGCACTCGACGACCGTCGGGCGGACGAAGTAGCCGACCGAGTCGTCGTACGTTCCGCCCGCGACGATCGTGCAGGTCGGGTCTTCCTTCGCACGGTCGATCGCGGCCTTGTTCTTGGCGAAGGCACGCTCGTCGATCACGGCGCCGATGAAGTTCGTCAGGTCTGCGACGTCACCCATCTTGATGCCGTCGACCTCGGCCGCGAACTCCTCCTTGAAGCCGGAGTTCCAGATCGAGGCGGGGACGTACGCACGCGAGGACGCCGAGCACTTCTGACCCTGGAATTCGAAGGAGCCGCGGGTCAGCGCGGTCTTCAGCACGGCACGGTCGGCGCTCGGGTGGGCGACGACGAAGTCCTTGCCGCCCGACTCACCGACGATGCGCGGGTAGGAGCGGTACTTCTCGATGTTGTTGCCGACCGTCTTCCACAGGTGCTGGAAGGTCTTGGTCGAGCCGGTGAAGTGGATGCCTGCCAGCTCAGGGTGGTTCAGGGCCACCTCGGAGACGGCGATGCCGTCGCCCGTCACCAGGTTGATGACGCCCTTGGGCAGGCCCGCCTCCTCCAGCAGCTGCATCAGCAGAACGGCCGCGTGGGTCTGGGTCGGGGACGGCTTCCAGACCACCACATTGCCCATCAGGGCGGGGGCGGTGGGCAGGTTGCCCGCGATCGCGGTGAAGTTGAACGGCGTGATCGCGTAGACGAAGCCCTCGAGCGGGCGGTGGTCCAGACGGTTCCACACGCCCGGCGAGTTGGCCGGCGGCTGCTCGGCGAGCAGGTCACGCGCGTACTTGACGTTGAAGCGCCAGAAGTCGACAAGCTCGCAGGGGGTGTCGATCTCGGCCTGCTGCACGGTCTTCGACTGGCCCAGCATGGTCGAGGCGGCGAGCGTCTCGCGCCACGGTCCTGCCAGCAGCTCGGCCGCGCGCAGGATGATCGCGGCGCGGTCGTCGAAGGACATCGCGCGCCACGCGGGCGCGGCGGCCAGCGCGGCGTCGACCGCGTCCTGGGCGTCCTGCTGCGTGGCGCCGCCGAAGGTGCCGATGACGGCCTTGTGGTTGTGCGGCTGTACGACGTCGAAGCGCTCGCCGCCGCCCATCCGCTTCACGCCGCCGATCGTCATCGGCAGCTCGATCGGGTTCTCGGACAGTTCCTTGAGCTTGGCCTCCAGGCGGGCGCGCTCGGGGCTGCCGGGAGCGTAGCTGTGCACCGGCTCGTTGACCGGGGCGGGGACCTGGGTCACAGCGTCCATGAGTTCCGATACTCCTTCGTGAGGGGTGGGAGGGCTCAGCCCTTGGTGATCATCGAGCGCAGGAAGAACAGCAGGTTGGCCGGCTTCTCCGCGAGACGGCGCATGAAGTAGCCGTACCAGTCGGTGCCGTACGCCGTGTAGACGCGCATCCGGTGGCCCTCGGCCGCGAGCCGGAGGTGCTCGTCGCTGCGGATCCCGTACAGCATCTGGAACTCGTACTCATCCAGTTTGCGCCCGGCGCGGCGGGCGAGCTCCTGTGTGACGGCGATGAGGCGCGGATCGTGGGACCCGATCATCGGGTAGCCGTCACCCTCCATCAGGATTTTCAGGATGCGGACGTACGCCTTGTCGATCTCGGCCTTGTCCTGGTACGCGACGGTCGCGGGCTCCTTGTAGGCGCCCTTGACGATGCGGACGCGGCTTCCGGCCGCGGCGAGGCGGCGGGCGTCGTCCTCGGTGCGGAACAGATACGCCTGGATCACGCAGCCGGTCTGCGGGTAGTCCTTCCGCAGCTCCTCGTGGATGGCGAACATCGAGTCGAGGGTGGTGTGGTCCTCCGCGTCCAGCGTGACCGTGGTGCCGATGGAGGCGGCGGCCTCGACGACAGGGCGGATGTTGGCGAGCGCCAGCTCGTGTCCCGCCCGTCGCCCGCCACCACCCTTGGCCGAGAGCCCTGCGGGCTCGCCCCCCTCGGTTTCCAGGCACTGGCCGAACATCGACAGCTTGACCGACATTTCGGCCTTCGCGCCCAGGCCGAGGTCTTCGAGGTACTCGATCAGTTCCATGTAGGCGTCGCGGGCGGCGTAGGCCTGATCACGCGTGGTGATGTCCTCGCCCACGACGTCCAGGGTGACCTCGAGGCCCTTGGCGACGGTCTCCTTCACGATCGGAATGACCTGCTCAACCGTTTCACCGGCGATGAACCGGGCGACGACCTGCTTGGTCCCCGGGGCTGCCGAGACGAAGCGGCGCATCTTGTCGCTGCGGGACGCGGCGAGGATCACGGGACCCAGCACGGGCGGCACCTCCACGGAAACAGGGGCAGAAGGAGGCCGGTACCGAACGAATCGGGAACGGCACGAAGAACCACCGTGAAACCTAAGGATCGCTCCGATCCTGTGCCATCGACAGCTGTCACGCATCCGTGGCCCGGATCTCAGACATATGTCTGAAGGGGGTGCGAGAATGTCCGGATGAAGGGCGATTACCAAGACCTGGTCGACGAGATCTCGGCGCTGCTGGCCGAACCCGCGACGCTGGAGAACCGCGACTTCGGGCTGATCGCCTTCGGCGCGCACGACAGCGACGACGACACCGCGATGGACCCGGTCAGGACCCGCTCGATCCTGACCCGCAAGTCCACACCGGCGGTGCGCGCCTGGTTCGAGGGCTTCGGCATCGCACGCGCGACGGGCCCGGTCCGGATCCCCGCCGCCCCTGACGCGGGGGTCTTCCGGGACCGGATCTGTCTTCCCGTACGCCACCGGGGCATCGTGCTGGGTTACGTATGGCTGCTCGACGCGTCCCCGGGCCCGACCGAGGCGCAGCTGGCGGCGGCGATGGAGGTCACGGCGAGGATCGGCACGCTACTCGCGGACGAGGAGCGGGCGGGCGCGGATCTGTCCCGGGAGTTCCGCGCGGTGCTGACGGCGGAGCGCGGCTGGCAGTACGACATGGCGGTGTCGGCACTGCGCACGGCTCTGGGCGGCGGGTCCGCGGACGGCCTGCACGCGGTGGTGTGCGTGACCCCCTGGACAACGCCGGACGCCCCGTCGTCCCGCTCCCTGCTCGGGGCGGCGGCGCTGTGCACGGTGTCGTGGGGAGCGGGCGGCGGTGCCCGGGCCGGGCAGCTCGGCGCCGGCGGGAGCGCGGACAGCCGGGCGGTGAGCCCTGACGCGGACACCGGCGGAGCCGGGGCTCCCGGGAGCGGCACAAGCGGCCGAACCGGAACACCGGGCGGCGGCGTGGGCGGAGCCACAAGCCCCGGGAGCGGCGGCAACGACGGCTCCGACGACCCCCGCGACACCGGCCACGCCCTCGCCGTACTCGTACGGCTCCGCTCGGCCGACGCCCTCGCGCCCGCCGTCACCGCCGCGGACCGGCTCCGCGCGATGGCGGGCGGAGACGCGGCAACCGCCGGAGTCGCCGCCCCGCGCCGCGGTCTCGCCGACCTCAACACCGCCTGGCTGGAGGCGACTTCCGCGGCCCGCGCCGCCCGGGCGCAGCCTCGGCTCGGGCCCGTCGCGGAGTGGGCGGCGATCGGCCCGTACCGCATGCTGACCGCGCTGCCCGCGGACACCGCGCACGACCCCGCCGTACGCGAACTGCTCGACCGCTCGCACACCGAACTGGCGCGCACCGCCGAGGTGTTCCTCGACAACGCGGGCCAGGCGGGCCGCGCGGCGGCGGCCCTCGGCATCCACCGGCAGACGCTCTACTACCGGCTCTCCCGCGTCGAGCAGCTCACCGGACTTGACCTGACGGAGGGCGAGGACCGGCTGCTGCTGCACATGACCCTGAAGGCGGCGCGGCTGTAGCTGCTTACGCCTTGTCCTCCAGGATCGCCCGCAGCCCCTGCGTCAGGTCCTTCGCCGACGGCGCACTCTCCGGGTCGACCATCCACTGGATCATCACGCCCGCCACCAGCGCCTGGTAGAGGAGCCCGGCCACCCGGGCCTTCTCCGGGTCGGCCTCCGGGTCCATGCCGAGGAACGCCTCAGCCATGCCCGAACGCCCCTCCTTCTGCGGCTTCTTGATCGCATCGCGCAGCGTCTCGTCGTCGTCCAGCCGCGACACGACCTCCAGTTGAAGCTTCCAGACCGCGCGGCTGGCGTCGAACGCGGCGATGATCTGCTCCCAGGTCTTCTCGAAGCGCTCCAGGGGATCCGCCGTCACGTCGGGCGCTTCCCTGTTCGCCGGGCCGACCGCATTGCCCCACTCCTCCGTCACCGCGAGGAAGGCCTGGTTGAGGAGCGCCTCCTTGGAGCCGTAGTGGTAACCGATGGAGGCGAGATTGGTGCCGGAGGCGGCGACGATGTCCCGCGCGGTCGTCCGCGCGTAGCCCTTTTCCAGCAGGCAGCGCTTCGCGCCTTCGAGCAGATCCTCACGATGTCCCATGACAGCAGCGTACCCGGCACACAGACGCTTGTATAAGACGCGCGTCTATGGACCGGGTACGTGGAGCGGGAGCTGCCGGATCAGTCGGTGAGGTTCACCGAACGCGCCGACGCCGCGCCGATCTCGTCCGCGATCTCGGTGAGCACCGCCGGCGGCACGGTGTCGTCCACGGTCAGCACGACCACCGCCTCGCCGCCCTCCTCCGAGCGCGAGACCTGCATGCCGGCGATGTTCAGTCCGGCCTCGCCGAGGATCCGGCCCACCGTGCCGACGACGCCGGGACGGTCTTCGTACCGCAGGACGACCATGTGGTCGGCGAGCGCCAGGTCGATGTCGTAGTCACCGATCGCGACGATCTTCTGGAGGTGCTTGGGGCCGGCCAGTGTGCCGGAGACCGCGACCTCCTCGCCGCCTGAGAGCGTGCCGCGGACGGTGACGACATTGCGGTGGTCAGGGGACTCCGAGCTCGTCGTCAGCCGGACCTCCACGCCGCGCTCCTGCGCGAA
It includes:
- a CDS encoding CdaR family transcriptional regulator — its product is MKGDYQDLVDEISALLAEPATLENRDFGLIAFGAHDSDDDTAMDPVRTRSILTRKSTPAVRAWFEGFGIARATGPVRIPAAPDAGVFRDRICLPVRHRGIVLGYVWLLDASPGPTEAQLAAAMEVTARIGTLLADEERAGADLSREFRAVLTAERGWQYDMAVSALRTALGGGSADGLHAVVCVTPWTTPDAPSSRSLLGAAALCTVSWGAGGGARAGQLGAGGSADSRAVSPDADTGGAGAPGSGTSGRTGTPGGGVGGATSPGSGGNDGSDDPRDTGHALAVLVRLRSADALAPAVTAADRLRAMAGGDAATAGVAAPRRGLADLNTAWLEATSAARAARAQPRLGPVAEWAAIGPYRMLTALPADTAHDPAVRELLDRSHTELARTAEVFLDNAGQAGRAAAALGIHRQTLYYRLSRVEQLTGLDLTEGEDRLLLHMTLKAARL
- the pruA gene encoding L-glutamate gamma-semialdehyde dehydrogenase, which gives rise to MDAVTQVPAPVNEPVHSYAPGSPERARLEAKLKELSENPIELPMTIGGVKRMGGGERFDVVQPHNHKAVIGTFGGATQQDAQDAVDAALAAAPAWRAMSFDDRAAIILRAAELLAGPWRETLAASTMLGQSKTVQQAEIDTPCELVDFWRFNVKYARDLLAEQPPANSPGVWNRLDHRPLEGFVYAITPFNFTAIAGNLPTAPALMGNVVVWKPSPTQTHAAVLLMQLLEEAGLPKGVINLVTGDGIAVSEVALNHPELAGIHFTGSTKTFQHLWKTVGNNIEKYRSYPRIVGESGGKDFVVAHPSADRAVLKTALTRGSFEFQGQKCSASSRAYVPASIWNSGFKEEFAAEVDGIKMGDVADLTNFIGAVIDERAFAKNKAAIDRAKEDPTCTIVAGGTYDDSVGYFVRPTVVECSDPGNEVFTTEYFGPFLAVHVYEDDEYDAMLEQMESVSAYALTGAVIANDRAAAAYTMEKLRYAAGNFYINDKSTGAVVGQQPFGGGRASGTNDKAGAPQNLMRWTLTRAIKETLVPPTDYSYPHMG
- a CDS encoding proline dehydrogenase family protein, which encodes MLGPVILAASRSDKMRRFVSAAPGTKQVVARFIAGETVEQVIPIVKETVAKGLEVTLDVVGEDITTRDQAYAARDAYMELIEYLEDLGLGAKAEMSVKLSMFGQCLETEGGEPAGLSAKGGGGRRAGHELALANIRPVVEAAASIGTTVTLDAEDHTTLDSMFAIHEELRKDYPQTGCVIQAYLFRTEDDARRLAAAGSRVRIVKGAYKEPATVAYQDKAEIDKAYVRILKILMEGDGYPMIGSHDPRLIAVTQELARRAGRKLDEYEFQMLYGIRSDEHLRLAAEGHRMRVYTAYGTDWYGYFMRRLAEKPANLLFFLRSMITKG
- a CDS encoding TetR/AcrR family transcriptional regulator — its product is MGHREDLLEGAKRCLLEKGYARTTARDIVAASGTNLASIGYHYGSKEALLNQAFLAVTEEWGNAVGPANREAPDVTADPLERFEKTWEQIIAAFDASRAVWKLQLEVVSRLDDDETLRDAIKKPQKEGRSGMAEAFLGMDPEADPEKARVAGLLYQALVAGVMIQWMVDPESAPSAKDLTQGLRAILEDKA